Within the Gemmatimonadota bacterium genome, the region GTGGTAATCGAGATCGGTATTCACTGACCATACGTCGTGATTCGCACCGTACATGTTCGCAACAGTGAGCATCGCGGTGTACATCGAATGATCCTGATTGTTGTACTTGTGCATGCCGTTGCGTCCCACCATGTGCAGGTTGGGAATCGCATCGGTAAAGTCGCGTACGGCGTCGAGGTGACCGCGATACGCCGCATTGTAGATCGGATAAGCCTTCGGCACGCGCACGACAGTGCCGTCCATCACGGTCGATGCGCGGGCAAGGCCGAGCTGCTCCAGTTCCCTGGTGGCGAGCGCGATGAGATCCTCGTCGCTGCTGTTCCAGAGCCCGTCGCCCTTGAAGCAGAAGTACTCGAATCCGAGGCACGTGCGTCCCGGCTCGGGTACCATGTCGCGGCTCCAGTTGTTGAAATTCTGGATGCGCCCGACTTTGACGCCGGGTGTGTGGATGTAGATCCAGTTATCTGGAAAGACGTTCTCTCCTTCCAGTATCAACGCTACGACCAGAAAGTCGCGGTATGCCAGTCCTTCGGCCCCTTCGCGTGCTGAAGCCGGCGGTGCGTCGCCCATGGACCGCACAAGCGAGCGCACGGGCAGTGTCGAGATGAAATGGCGACCCGCGATTCTGATCTCGCCGCCTGGCGTCTGCACACGTGCAGCGGTAAGGCGACCATTGCTGTATTCCAATCCGCTCACGTGATGGCGCATGAGCACCTTGCCGCCCATCTCGCGAATGCGGTCGCGACACGCTTCCCACATCTGGCCAGGGCCGAGGCGCGGGTACTTGAAGGTGTGAATGAGCGTCTTGATGGCGGACGACCTTCGATTGAGCGACGTTGCGGATAGCACGGCCGCTGCGAGCGACAGCCCCTGGATGCGCTGTGCCGCCCATTCCGCACGAATCTCGCTGCACGGAATTCCCCAGACCTTTTCCGTGTAGGTCTTGAAGAAGAGCTCGTACAGTCTGCGTCCGAATCGATTGCACACCCACTCCTCGAACGTATCCTCCACGGGATACGGGTGCAGTCTGGCGTCGACGTAACTCGCCACGATTCGTATCGCATTCACGACGCCGAGCCCGCTGAGCGCATTGCGCGCCTGCAGCGGATAATTGAAGTACTTGCCGCCGTAGTGGATTCGCGACAGTCTCGGGACATCGATGAACTGATCGCCGAGCAACTCCTCCCAGAGCTCCTGCACGGGAGTGATCTTGGTGAAGAAACGGTGGCCACCGATGTCGAACCGGTATCCCTTGTACTGCGCAGTCTGGGAGATTCCGCCTACTGTGTCGCTGGATTCAAGCACGGTTACGGACACACCGCGCTTGGCGAGCAAGTACGCAGCCGTAAGGCCTGCTGGGCCAGCGCCGCAGACGATAACGCTGTCGCCCGCCCGCAAACGGTCCACACGGCGCGCGCTGGACATTCGCTCGTCTCGTTCGATCAGTTCCATGGCAGGTGCGGTGGTCAATGCGCGCGGCCGGCAAGCGTGAACATCGCTGAAAGGTGCGCTACCCGAAGGTGTCCGTGGCAGGGATATCCCGCACCAACCGTACCGCCGGATGGCTTTCTACCCACGGCAGGTGAAAGCAGCGTAAGTGCTTGCCATACAATACTAATCATATGTTTACGTAATGATAAGCACACACACGGACGGCGCGGGGGGGATCGAACTGCTGCGCCGGCACCACATTCTGCCATGCGGCGCTACAAACCCGATGGCGGGAGGGCTAGCCCGGAATTACACCCATCTGGAGACTTGCGACGTCGCGAACCGCATCACTATCGAGCGCGATGCGCTGGCCCGAATCCGCGGAAAGATAGGTAGCGGCGATCACCTCGAGGACATCGACTCCGGCCTGGCCGTCGGCCGGAAGTTCACCACCATCGCGGAACGCAAGCAGAGACCGCTGGATCAATCGCCGCGTTGCCAGCATCGCTGGGTCCTTGGGATTGCGCGCCAGCATCGTGCGAAGATGGCCGACTTCGCGCCACGCCAACCCCGACACTCCGTACTCGAGCCGCACATGCGGCCTGGTGCTGCGATGGAGGCCGGCCGATACACGGGCACGTCCGCCGAACGAGGCACGCAGGGACGAGTCACGAGTTTCCGCTCGCAATTCGAAGTACTGCGTTTCTCCCTTGCACAGCCTGTCCTGAACTATCTGGGCCAGCCGGCCGCGACTGAACTCGAGCGTGACGAGGGCGACCGCGTCCGAATCACTGTCGCGAACTCCACAGGTGGACGTCGACGCCGAAACGGAGACAGGGCGCTCGCCAAACAGCGCCATCAGGAAATCCACGAGATGGATGCCAGCTTCGTACAGCGTACGTTGCAACATCTGGCCGCGCCATCCCGGCTCGGCCCACGGTGGCAGGTCCATCAACTGCCAGGCCTGGGCGAACACCACGCCTCCGGGCGCGGCATCCGCGGCATCGCGAACTGCGCGAAATATCTCCATTTCACGAAACTCGTGATTCAGTGCGACGCGCTTTCCGGTTGCGGCAGATGCGGCGAGTATGCTGTTCGCTTCGTCGATACTGGAGGCGAATGGCTTTTCGCATATCACGTGCGCGCCGGACTTCAGTGCAAGTATGCAGTGATCGACGTGGCTCGCCGGCGGCGTGCCCACAATCACCACGTCCGGCGTCGTCCGCGAAATCACATCTTCGATCGACTCGAAAACCGGCACTTTCCACGTCGATGCGGCGCGGTCTCTGCGCGCCGCATCGACATCGCACGCGCCGACCACGGTCGCGATGTCCGGTAAGCCAGCGAGCGCCGGCAGGTGAAGCGTGTGTCCGGCGTTACCCAGCCCGACGACTGCGACTTTGAATGGAGGCATTCGATCTCCGTTTTGATGCGGTGTGTACGCGTGCCGAGGCGAACGATCTCGACATCACATCCGCGGCGTGCTGCGAGCCGTGGGAATCTATCAGGCGCGGCACAATCCGACGATGCTGCGACCCAGCGGCAGGCGCCAGCCAGCAACAACGACGCGTCCTTCGAGGTTGAGCCAGGCGCGCTTGAGTGAGTCTGCACGACCTGGGGCTGTGGGCTCTGGCGCCAGGATTCCGGAGTCCCTGCGCCTATGTGCCCGTAACTCGCGCGGAATTTCGGCAAGGCCCAGCACGGCATTGACACGACCCATGCGCACAATCTCAAAGCCCGCTGCAATCAGTTTCTGGTGCAGGTCGGGCGGGTCGTACTTACGATAGCTCGACGTTACATCGTCAGCCTTGCGGGGGAAGCTCTGTGCGTTCGTGCGAAACAGAAGGTATCCGCCTGGTTTCAGGACTCGCATGATTTCGCGTAGTGCCGCGACGTCTCCGCCATCCACAGGCAGATGATGCAGGACGTCGAGTGTGATGACCAGATCTGTGCTCGCACTCGCAAGGGGAATGTTCGTCGCCGACGCAAGGACCAGATCGATGTGCTCGCTGTGTGCGTCGGACAAGGCGTCCTCGCTTATATCGAGTCCGAGGGTAGCCCAACGTGGGTGCGTCTGTTGCACCCATGCCAGCGTCTGACCGGAGCCGCACCCGACGTCGAGGACCGTGCAGTCGTCCCCCAGCGCAGCCAGGTCGAGCAGGCGCGCAGCGAGGTCCCGCATGCCGGCATTCCACCACGACTGCGCCTCGAGAGCGCGCATGCGCGCGAAATACTCGGGTGTGCGCGGCTGCGGAGATCCCATCTGGAGCTCTATCCGTTGGATGAGAATTTGTACAACACGCGCTCAGCGGCTTGCAGCACTCGTACTGCCATCGGGAAACTGCGCGGCTGTACGGTTCTGACCTTGACTGTTCGAACGCCGAGACAGTTCGCGGGCGCGACATCGGTAAGATACTGATCGCCGACCATCACGGCGCGGGTTGGCGCGCTGCATCCCAGCTCGGCGAGTGCAGCGCGCACGAGCGACACATTGGGCTTGCGCAGTGTCCGCGCCGCTGGCCGATGTATGACGCCATCCTCTGCGGCGCACGAATCGCTGGCCCCGATCCGGCGCCGTACGATCAATCCGTCCGGGCAGTCGTAGACACGAATCACGGGAATTCCTGGAAAGATCGCGGACAGTTCGATGAATCTACGTTCGTCCGAATTGGACAGAATCACGTGGCGCAGCTCGGGCTCGGCGAGAAGGCGTGAAAAAGCCGGTTCGAGATCTGGTGCGACCGCGGCGGCGTTGCGCGCCATGAGGGTGCCATCGACGTCCCAGATCATCCCGGTGATCACTCCGGCGGTGCCCAGGGAGTGAAGTATCAGCGGGTCCAGAGCAGCTACACTTGCGAGGTGGATTGTCGGACGCATGTGTCGGACGAGCGCCCCGAGCTGCGGAACTCCCTGCACGACCGTCGATAACCAGTCGCCCCGCCGCACAATTTGCATTCAGAAATGTCGTTCTGCGGCGAGTTGCCGGCCAGTCGTCGCTGTTCTCCGGATAATCCGGTCGTAAGGGCTCGGTGGTCCGCGGGTGATCGGACTCCCGATTTCCGCCGCAGGACAGGGGGCGGCAGGACTTTCCACTTGCCGGTGCGGTTTGTGCAGCCGTATACTCTCGCCAATGCCTGAGACGCGCGGTCCTGATGTGCAGCAGCACACCCTGGCTTCGCAGCGGACGTCGCGCTCCGGGGTCGGTGCGCCAGCGGCTACGCTGGGGAACGTCCGACGCGAACTGATCTGGATGCTGGTCACCGTGGCCGTCGCCAGCGTTATCGTGACGGTCGGGCGATCTGCGATACAATCGGCGGCATCCACGTACAACCTGGCCGACGGATCAAGTCCATTCTGGCTGCCGTCACACGCATGGCTGTTGTATGTCTGCGTGCCGGCGGTCGTGATCAGCTCGATGCTCGTCTTCATAGCGCCGGGTTTGTTTCTGGCCTCTGCGCTTGGCGCGACGAGATCGTGGAGCTGGTGGCTGTTGTGCGGCGTGGCACTCGGTATTGTCGTGTTGAGCGCAGCTACTGCTACCGTCCAGCGGATCGCAGGAACACCGCTGACCGGAGCAAGTTTTCTCCTCGTCGTGTTCGGCTGCAATGCAGCAGCGGCTGCTATCGCCTGGTTCCGCGCGATGCGCACTGACCGGCCGGCCATACCACGATTCGCTGCGCGAAATGCGCTGGAAGCTGCAGCGGCGCTGTCCGTCATTCTCGTAGTCATGCTTCCCAAGTTCATGTGGGAGAACTTCAACGGCGACGGTGCTGACGCACTCGAAGTGGCTCGGCTCCTATTTCACCAGGCGATGCCATTCTGGCCCGCTGGCGCGGGAACTGTCGGCAACTTCCCGGGAATTACGTCGATGCTTTTCGCGTATCCGGCGTCGTGGTTCGTGCGCGCGTTCGGCGCACTGGAATTTTCGGCACGTGCGCCTCTGCTGCTCGCACTGCTCGCCACTCACGCCGCGATAGTCGCCCTCGCGGAGGTTCGCGATAGAGGCGCCGATACGGCACGTCGTACGCTCGGTGCGGGTGAGCGATTGCTGATCTGGACGGCGTTGCTTGTCTATACGATAGTCGTGGCCTACAGCGCGACATACAGTGCATACTCCGCCGATATCGCCATGCCAGGTGCGCAGGATACGATGCTCGTCGCACTCTTCGCGGCAACGATAATTGCAGTGGCGTCGGATGAGGTCGGCTGGATGATGCTGTTCGGGCTACTGTCCTACTTCGCGCTGCCGAACGGACTGCTGCTACTCGGAATGCTCTGGATGGCGGTACTGCTCGTGTATCGACCGGTGCCGCGCCGGATTGTCATTACACTCGGCACTCTGATAATTGCATGTATCGTGCTGGGGACGTTGCTGCCGTATCTTCTCCGGCGCGTCGGGTCGCTGGCTCCGGGCGGGGAGTACGGCAGCGACATGCTGTTGAACCGCGTGCTGATGGTGCAGTTCAGCGACTGGCGACGACTCTTGTATGTACTCATTCCCTGCGGGATCGCGCCGGTCGCGGCGATATTTCTCTGGAAACGCCAGGATTCGCTCGGTCGTGTGATCGCGTTGCTGATCGTCGGTTATTTTGTTTTTACGTACGTGCAGGCGTATTCAAAACTGCACTACTACGTACCAGTGATGCTGTTACCGATCGCACTGTACTGGCGAGTTGCTCCGGACGAGCGCAAGCAGCGCATCGAATGGCGCATCGCTGCGCTCGCTGGCCTCGTGGGCGCGCTGATACTGGCGTTGCCGAGGCGAGGGGCACCCATGACATGGGCTCGGCGGGTCGCCTCCGAGATCCAGATTCGCGTTCCGGGGTACGACGTCTCTTCACCTGAGGAATTCAGAGCGGCAGATACGCTGGTGCTGCTGTTTCCGATGTCGTGGGACCGGCATGTGCCCCAAACGCTGGGTAACTCACCACTGGTCTGGAACTATTATCTGCACCACGATATGGGAGTCCCTTCGGAGCACACGAACTACGTCGTGCAGCCTGTCGAGATGTCGTTACCGGCGGGGTTCCACCCCATCGGTCAGCAGGGCCACTACACCATGCTTGTCAGGAGTGATTCCGTGCTCGCAAAGGACCGTTCACAGAGATTACCGATAGATCCTGGGAGTCCGCTGTTTCTGGTTCGGCGTGACATCCTGTTCGACTACGCTAAAGCCAGTAACGGTGCGCCGATACACGACATTGTCGACGCGCTGGGGCGCCGCGGAATTGATTTACGCAGATTTGTGAACCATCGCGATCCCGGCCCCAGATGACGCAAACACCCCCAGAGCTGTCGGTCGTCGTGGTAGCGTTCGTTGGCGAGCAGTACCTGCAGCGACTGCTCGATGCGCTTACCCTGCAGACGACCGACCGGTCTGAAGTGATCGTCGTCTGTGATTCCCTGATTGGCGACATTGCGCGGTTTCGCTCGAGCTATCCGACGGTCGATTTCGTACGCTTCGATGACCCACGCTCGCCCGCCAGCCTTCGTGCGGTAGGCGTCGCGCGCGCCCGAGGTGAAATCGTTGCGCTCGTGGAGGATCACTGCGTGCCGGCGCCGGACTGGACAGCACAGGTGATCGCGGCACACCAGGGCGATGCCGCTGCCGTCGGCGGCGCAATGGAAAAGGGCTTTCCACCGGATTCCGGCGACGACACAGCACTCAACTGGGCACTGTATCTGGCAGATTACAGCCGATACGCACTCCCAATGGCCGAAGGCCGATCCGGCGCGGCCTCCGACTGCAACGTTTCGTACAAGCGCCAGGCGCTCATGGAGATAGCTCCGGTGTGGAGCAATGAGTTCCACGAGAATATCGTGCATGCGGAGCTCGCAAGGCACGGCAAGCCGCTGTGGTTCTCGCCGCGCATCGTGGTCCACGAACAGCGATCGATGACATGGTCGCAGACGCTTCACGACAGGTACTCGTTCGGCCGGCTGTTCGGCAGCACGCGCGTCGTGGGCGCCTCACCGGCGAAGCGGTTGGCGATGTCGGGCGCCGCTCTCCTGCTACCGCCGCTCCTCGTTGCTCGTGTTACGGGCAACGTCGTCCGCAGGCGAAGATATCTGGGGGCGCTCGCGCGGGCCTCGGTGCCGCTCATCGCCGTTGCGTCTGCGTGGGCAGCTGGCGAGCTTATGGGATACGTTACAGGGAAGGCCGGTGCTTCTCTCAGTCAAAGTCCTGCGACAAAAGCAACGGAGAGTACGTAATCATGCTTCCTGTCACTGAACTGACGCCGCGCCGGGTGCGCCCGCTGATTGCGGCGCTCATGACTATCGCGATGATTGCCTGCGGCGGTGCATCGTCGGATGCGCCCGGACAGCTCGGCAATACTCAGCAGCCTTCGACCACGTCCGGCCCCGCACCATCGACGGTCATCACTGTGAACCCGTCGGTCAAGTACCAGGCGATGACTGGCTGGGAAGCGACTGCAGAAGGTGGGCAGAATGACGTCGCATCGTATCCCGCGTACCGCGCGCAGCTGCTCGATCTCGCCGTCAACACGCTCGGAATCAACCGGCTGCGCGTGGAGGTAAGGAGCGGCGCGGAGAACCCTGTAGATACGTGGGCCGAGGAGCAGGCGGGGACGCTTTCCGCCGCGGATTGGCGCTGTCAGCGTTACGCGACGATAAACGACAATGCCGATCCGATGGTAATTAACCCGGCCGGCTTTCACTTCTCGGAGCTCGACGCAACGATGAACCGTCTCGTGCTCCCGATGAAGGCGCTCGTGGAGGCACGCGGCGAGCATCTGTATCTGAACGTCGAGTACGTCGCGTTCGCGCGACAGTGCAGCAATACGCCATACGCCCACCTGAACAACCCGCCGGAATACGCCGAGTTCGTTCTTGCCGCTTACCAACACCTCCAGTCCACCTTCAATATCACGCCGGACTCGTGGGAAGTCATACTCGAGCCGGACAACACCGGCGGTTTGTGGGACGGCGGCATGATTGGCCGCGCGATTGTGGCAGCGGGTGACAGACTGAAGGCGGCCGGCTTCACACCGCACTTCGTCGCCCCGTCGACGATGAGCATGACCAGCGCATCA harbors:
- a CDS encoding NAD(P)/FAD-dependent oxidoreductase, with product MSSARRVDRLRAGDSVIVCGAGPAGLTAAYLLAKRGVSVTVLESSDTVGGISQTAQYKGYRFDIGGHRFFTKITPVQELWEELLGDQFIDVPRLSRIHYGGKYFNYPLQARNALSGLGVVNAIRIVASYVDARLHPYPVEDTFEEWVCNRFGRRLYELFFKTYTEKVWGIPCSEIRAEWAAQRIQGLSLAAAVLSATSLNRRSSAIKTLIHTFKYPRLGPGQMWEACRDRIREMGGKVLMRHHVSGLEYSNGRLTAARVQTPGGEIRIAGRHFISTLPVRSLVRSMGDAPPASAREGAEGLAYRDFLVVALILEGENVFPDNWIYIHTPGVKVGRIQNFNNWSRDMVPEPGRTCLGFEYFCFKGDGLWNSSDEDLIALATRELEQLGLARASTVMDGTVVRVPKAYPIYNAAYRGHLDAVRDFTDAIPNLHMVGRNGMHKYNNQDHSMYTAMLTVANMYGANHDVWSVNTDLDYHEEQKLEIASSDISDARAGDKLPASA
- a CDS encoding HAD hydrolase-like protein: MQIVRRGDWLSTVVQGVPQLGALVRHMRPTIHLASVAALDPLILHSLGTAGVITGMIWDVDGTLMARNAAAVAPDLEPAFSRLLAEPELRHVILSNSDERRFIELSAIFPGIPVIRVYDCPDGLIVRRRIGASDSCAAEDGVIHRPAARTLRKPNVSLVRAALAELGCSAPTRAVMVGDQYLTDVAPANCLGVRTVKVRTVQPRSFPMAVRVLQAAERVLYKFSSNG
- a CDS encoding class I SAM-dependent methyltransferase, with product MGSPQPRTPEYFARMRALEAQSWWNAGMRDLAARLLDLAALGDDCTVLDVGCGSGQTLAWVQQTHPRWATLGLDISEDALSDAHSEHIDLVLASATNIPLASASTDLVITLDVLHHLPVDGGDVAALREIMRVLKPGGYLLFRTNAQSFPRKADDVTSSYRKYDPPDLHQKLIAAGFEIVRMGRVNAVLGLAEIPRELRAHRRRDSGILAPEPTAPGRADSLKRAWLNLEGRVVVAGWRLPLGRSIVGLCRA
- a CDS encoding Gfo/Idh/MocA family oxidoreductase, whose amino-acid sequence is MPPFKVAVVGLGNAGHTLHLPALAGLPDIATVVGACDVDAARRDRAASTWKVPVFESIEDVISRTTPDVVIVGTPPASHVDHCILALKSGAHVICEKPFASSIDEANSILAASAATGKRVALNHEFREMEIFRAVRDAADAAPGGVVFAQAWQLMDLPPWAEPGWRGQMLQRTLYEAGIHLVDFLMALFGERPVSVSASTSTCGVRDSDSDAVALVTLEFSRGRLAQIVQDRLCKGETQYFELRAETRDSSLRASFGGRARVSAGLHRSTRPHVRLEYGVSGLAWREVGHLRTMLARNPKDPAMLATRRLIQRSLLAFRDGGELPADGQAGVDVLEVIAATYLSADSGQRIALDSDAVRDVASLQMGVIPG
- a CDS encoding glycosyltransferase family A protein; protein product: MTQTPPELSVVVVAFVGEQYLQRLLDALTLQTTDRSEVIVVCDSLIGDIARFRSSYPTVDFVRFDDPRSPASLRAVGVARARGEIVALVEDHCVPAPDWTAQVIAAHQGDAAAVGGAMEKGFPPDSGDDTALNWALYLADYSRYALPMAEGRSGAASDCNVSYKRQALMEIAPVWSNEFHENIVHAELARHGKPLWFSPRIVVHEQRSMTWSQTLHDRYSFGRLFGSTRVVGASPAKRLAMSGAALLLPPLLVARVTGNVVRRRRYLGALARASVPLIAVASAWAAGELMGYVTGKAGASLSQSPATKATEST
- a CDS encoding carboxypeptidase-like regulatory domain-containing protein — encoded protein: MLPVTELTPRRVRPLIAALMTIAMIACGGASSDAPGQLGNTQQPSTTSGPAPSTVITVNPSVKYQAMTGWEATAEGGQNDVASYPAYRAQLLDLAVNTLGINRLRVEVRSGAENPVDTWAEEQAGTLSAADWRCQRYATINDNADPMVINPAGFHFSELDATMNRLVLPMKALVEARGEHLYLNVEYVAFARQCSNTPYAHLNNPPEYAEFVLAAYQHLQSTFNITPDSWEVILEPDNTGGLWDGGMIGRAIVAAGDRLKAAGFTPHFVAPSTMSMTSASSYIDSMMAVPGAQQYVKELSYHRYAGVSDDALAAIVTRANKYGLQTSMLEHIGSDYQDLYTDLTAGQNSAWQQYTLGYPGSDGGGAYFVEGGGNSPTVTMGSRTSYLMEYFRYVRAGAVRVGTSGGTDAAAPVAFVNTNGGFVVVTKTTGAVTFRINGLPAGTYGVSYTTATASGSQLQSVTVTTGNGVDVTMPAAGVITVYRQS